The Phycisphaeraceae bacterium genome segment CGGTACTTCAGCACGGAGAAGTTTCTGGCGATCAGCCACCTCGTGGGGGGGGCGCTGATCTGGCAGCTCTCGTGGCTGGAGGGGTACTGGGCGTTCCTGGGCTTTTCGCTGGCGTATTCGCTGATCTACTCGCCCACGCTGCCGCTGACGAACTCGCTGGCGTTTCATCATCTGCCGGACCGCGACCGCGACTTCGGCACGGTGCGCGTGTGGGGGACGATCGGGTGGATCGTGGTGGGCATCGCCATCGGTCAGTGGCTGCTGCATCAGTACACGCCGTCGGGGGTGGATGAGGCGGCGGTGCAGGCGGCGCAGTGGCGCGGAATGGCGGATGCGTTCAAGCTCAGCGGGATGCTCGGGGTGCTGATGGGGCTGTTCTGCCTGACGCTGCCGCACACCCCCCCCACGCGGGGCAAGCAGAGCAACGCAACGTTCGAGGCCTTGGGCGAGGTGAGGCGGCAGCCGCTGCTGACGCTGTTCCTGCTGGCGGTGCCGATCTCGTGCATCCACCAGTTCTACTTCGTGCACACGGCGGGCTTTCTGGGTCAGTTCCAGACCAAGGCGGCCACGGCGATCAACAGCGTGTTCGGGGTGGGCGGCGGCGGGCTGATGACCGTGGGGCAGATGTCCGAGGTGCTGGTGCTGGCGGCGATTCCGCTGGTGGCCAAGTCGCTGTCGCGCAAGACGCTGCTGGGCATCGGCATCGCGGCGTATGCGCTGCGGATGGCGCTCTTCGCCTACGGGCCGGGTCTGGCGGGGGGCGACGCCGCGCTGGCGACGATGCTGGTGGTGCTGGGCGTGGCCATGCACGGGCTGTGCTTTGGGTGCTTCATCTTCGTGGCGTTCATGGTGGTGGATGAGCAGACGACGGCGGATGTGCGGGCCAGCGCGCAGTCGCTGTTCAACCTGGTCATCATCGGAATCGGCATCATCGTGGGCAGCAAGTTCGCGGGGTGGGTGGCGGAGTGGGCCACGGTGGGCGACAGGATGGACTTCACGCGGCTGTTCAGCGTGCCGATGTGGATCGCGCTGGGCTGCCTGGCGGTGCTGATCGCGGCGTACCCGGGCGGGCGTCGCTGACGCTGGCCGGGCCGGCGCGCGGTGTGTGTGGAAGGGCGCGTGGGGGGCGCGTGGGGGGCGCGTGGGGGGCGCGTGGGGGGGCGTGGGGGGCGCGTGGGGGGGGTCAGAAGGCGAACAGGGCGTCGAACACCTTGGCGATGAGGCCTTTTTCGGAAGCGCGGCGCAGCTCGCCGGTGTGAACCTTGTCGATGACCAGGTCGTGCAGCTGGTTGGACAGGATGGTGTTGGCGGCGGTGACATCCTGCGGCCGACAGATGCCGGTGACCTTGAGGACCAGGTTCTCCTGATCGTTGCGGATCGAGGTTCGGGCCTCGAGCACCAGGTGGCCGTTGGGGAGTATTTCGATGACTTCGGCGGTCAGCCGGGCGGTGAGGTCGTCGCGGCGCTCGTAGTCGCCCTTGCCTTCGAACTCCTTGTCGAAGGAGAGATCGACCTCGGGCACGTTGTCGCCGCTGCCCTGTCGCAGCTGGAGATTGAGCAGGTCCATGATGTCCAGGTGGGGCCACTTGGCGATCTTGCCCTTGAGGGCGTACTCCTTCTCGGTGTCGAGCTTGGCCCGGCTGCGGGCGTTGCTGGTCTCCTGCACGACGATCTGCACCAGGTCGTGCAGGGCGAACTCGCGCGGGCGGGGCGGGGGCACCACGAAGAGACTGCTGTCGCGCAGGGTGTGCGAATCCCTGGTGCGCGGGGCGCTCGCCCGCTCGCGCAAGGCGCGGGTGATGAGCGAGTTGCTGGGGGCGTCATCCTCGGTCTGCGCTGGGGCGGCGGGCGCGAGCGCGACGGCGACGGTCATCGACGCGGTCAACGCCAGGACCGCGCGGGCCCGGCGGACGCCGGTCCGCTGTGCGGCGCGCGGGCGGGTGCGGCGGCTGCGAAGAATCGGGTGCTGCATCGAATCGCTCCTCGTGTCGCTGGGCGGCGCCGGGCGGCGCTGGGCGGCGTGTTCGGTCAGCGTCCCACCACGGTCGGTGATCGCAGGTCGATCACGGCCTCGCCGGGGCCGGTGATGACGGCGGAGAAGGCGGTTCGCTCGCCGAACTTGCGCAGCTCGATGGCGTCGCCGACGCCGCCCTCGGCGCGGGCCTCGGCCTCGAGCGTGATGACGATGCCGCCGGAGAGGCAGCGAACGACGACGCGGTCGCCGCGGCGGATGACGCGCTGCTGCTCGAGGTCGCGCTCGAGCAGGGGCGAACCGGCCCGCATGGGGCGGGCGGCCTGGCGGCCCGCGATCGACTCCGGGGCCGCGATGGCGCGGGCTTCGCTGGGCTTGCGCCATTCATGCGCTGACGCGACCATCGAGGCGTCGATGGCGTCTCCCTTGCTCACGTCGCGCGACAGCACGGGAACGGGAAGCCGCAGCGACAGGTGCAGCGTGACGGGGAAGGACCGCTCCACCCGTCCGTCGCGCCACAGGCGCACGGCGAGTTCGACGCGGTCGGTATCCAGCGCGGAGAGCGGCGCGATCTCGATGAGCCGGTCGGCGGGCGATTGATCCAGCGATTCGGCGCCGGCGGCGCGCGGCTCGAAGGTCAGCCGGACGTCCGATGCGGGACGCCGCAGGTGCTGCACCAGGCGGCGGGCGACGGCGCCGCGGATGGTCGCCTCGTTGACCAGGGCGTCGGCGGTGAACTCGTTGGCCGTCGCCTCGGTCGCCTGGGCGGGGGCGACGCCGGTCACGCTGGCGGTTTCCATGGCCCTGGGTCCGGGGCCGTCGTGGGCGGGGCGCGGACGCACCAGCACATCCCCCCCGCTCAGGTGGACCGAACCCCAGTGAACCCTGGCGTCGGTGAGGGCGGCGCGGATGGCGTCGAGCGACAGGGTCTGCAGCGACGCGGGGTCGGGGTTCGTCCAGATCGTCAGGTCGCGCAGCGGCTCGACGATCGGGCCTTCCAGCGTCGCCACGTCGCCGAGCGTCAGATGGGCGCGGTCGTTGGGCATGCGCACGGAGCGCTTGAGGGTGACGGAGTCAGCCGCCGCGGGCGTGGCCGGAAGGGCGCCGGTCAGTGCGGCGAGGAGCACGAGGCGGGTGTTGATCCTGAGCATGGGACGGTCCTGGGGAGTGCGGCGTGCTGCGGGTTGCGGGTTGCGAAACAGAGAATCAGGATTCGCTTGACTGACCACTCACGGCTGATGGTCGATGGCTCCGGGCGTTCAGCGGCGGATGCCCGGCGCCTGACGCCGAGTGCCTATCGCCTTAGAACCTCCTGAGGTTCGCCACGTTCTGCAGCACTTCGTCCGCCGCCTTGATTGACTGGCTGTTCATTTCGAACGCTCGCTGCGTCTTGATGAGGGCCACGAGTTCGGAGACGGGATCCACGTTGGAACCTTCGAGGAAGCCCTGCACGAGCGTGCCGCGACCGTCGGTGGCGGGGTCGCCTTCGCTGGCCTCGCCCGAGGCGGCGGACGGCACGTAGAGGTTCTCGCCGATCTGGCGCAGACCGGCGGGGTTGATGAAGGTGGCGATCTGGATGCGGGCGAGCTCGGTGTCCTCGGTGGCGCCCGGCTCGCGCACGAACACGGTGCCGTTGCTGGTGATCGTGACTGCGCTGGGCGGCACGTTGGCGGGAATGGTGATGGGCGGCTCGAGTCGGCGCCCCTGGTCGTTGGCCAGCACGATCTCGCCATCGCGGTTGATCGTGAAGTTGCCCGCCCGCGTGTAGGCCACGCCGCCCAGGTCGGCTTCGACGGACACGACGAAGAAGCCATCGCCATCGATCAGCAGGTCGAGCGGGCGGCCCGTCTGCTGCGCCGGTCCCTGCTCGAAGTTCAGTTGCGTGCCGGAGACCTTCGTGCCCAGGCCGACGTACAGCCCCGTCGGGCGCTGGTCGGCGTTGGCGTTCTCGACGCCCGGCTGGGCCTTCTCCGCGTACAGGAGATCCTGGAAGTTGGCGCGGCTGGCCTTGAAGCCGTGCGTGTTCACGTTCGCCAGGTTGTTGGCGATGATGTCCAGTTCGGTGCTGAGCGCGCTCAGCCCGGTGGACGCGGAATGAAGGGCGATGATGGCCATGGGGAGTTCCGGGAGTGCGAAGTGCTGAGTGCTGAGTGCTGAGTGCCTGATGCTCAATGCCGAATGGCGAGTGCCTAATGCCCACCTCTTTACGCCACCCGCGCCACGCGGTTGATCACCTGGTCGTTGAGCGTGTCGTGGTACTGGATCATGCGGAAGTTGGCCTCGGCGGCGCGTCCGGCGTCGATGAGGGACTTCAGTTCCAGCACGGGGTCGACGGCGCTGGCTTCGATGGCGCCGACTTCCAGCCGCGCCTCCGCGGCGATTCGGACCGCGCCCGCGCCGCCCTCGTCGTGGAACAGGTTGTCGCCCTGCTTGCGAAGCTGATGCTGATCCGCGACTTCCGCCACGCCGATTCGCGCCACCGCCGCGCCGCCCTGGGAGATGACGCCGTCCGGCGCGATGCGCACGCCGGCGGCGGAGTCGAGCCGGATCGGGCGCTGGCGATCATCGAGGATGCGCATCCCGCTGGCCGCCTGCACCAGTTCGCCCTTTGAGTTGATGGCGAAGCGCCCATCGCGCGAGTAGCGAATCGCCTCGCCGCCCTTGGCCCCGGAGGACCGCACCATGAAGAATCCCGAGCCGGTCAGCGCGACATCCAGGGGATTGCCCGTCCGTTCGATCGCCCCCGGCTTGAATCGCGTGCCGGTGGGCTCGGCGAAGACGCCGCCGCCGCCCA includes the following:
- a CDS encoding MFS transporter → MPHHDSDHDHHFGAAAGGASPPLSPPLSPPLSPPLSPPLSPPLSGSLRVRLSIMMFLQYAIWGAWLPLLWPFLHGHRGFSASEIGDMFAVGAVGAIIAPFVAGQIADRYFSTEKFLAISHLVGGALIWQLSWLEGYWAFLGFSLAYSLIYSPTLPLTNSLAFHHLPDRDRDFGTVRVWGTIGWIVVGIAIGQWLLHQYTPSGVDEAAVQAAQWRGMADAFKLSGMLGVLMGLFCLTLPHTPPTRGKQSNATFEALGEVRRQPLLTLFLLAVPISCIHQFYFVHTAGFLGQFQTKAATAINSVFGVGGGGLMTVGQMSEVLVLAAIPLVAKSLSRKTLLGIGIAAYALRMALFAYGPGLAGGDAALATMLVVLGVAMHGLCFGCFIFVAFMVVDEQTTADVRASAQSLFNLVIIGIGIIVGSKFAGWVAEWATVGDRMDFTRLFSVPMWIALGCLAVLIAAYPGGRR
- a CDS encoding flagellar basal body L-ring protein FlgH, which gives rise to MQHPILRSRRTRPRAAQRTGVRRARAVLALTASMTVAVALAPAAPAQTEDDAPSNSLITRALRERASAPRTRDSHTLRDSSLFVVPPPRPREFALHDLVQIVVQETSNARSRAKLDTEKEYALKGKIAKWPHLDIMDLLNLQLRQGSGDNVPEVDLSFDKEFEGKGDYERRDDLTARLTAEVIEILPNGHLVLEARTSIRNDQENLVLKVTGICRPQDVTAANTILSNQLHDLVIDKVHTGELRRASEKGLIAKVFDALFAF
- the flgA gene encoding flagellar basal body P-ring formation protein FlgA — protein: MLRINTRLVLLAALTGALPATPAAADSVTLKRSVRMPNDRAHLTLGDVATLEGPIVEPLRDLTIWTNPDPASLQTLSLDAIRAALTDARVHWGSVHLSGGDVLVRPRPAHDGPGPRAMETASVTGVAPAQATEATANEFTADALVNEATIRGAVARRLVQHLRRPASDVRLTFEPRAAGAESLDQSPADRLIEIAPLSALDTDRVELAVRLWRDGRVERSFPVTLHLSLRLPVPVLSRDVSKGDAIDASMVASAHEWRKPSEARAIAAPESIAGRQAARPMRAGSPLLERDLEQQRVIRRGDRVVVRCLSGGIVITLEAEARAEGGVGDAIELRKFGERTAFSAVITGPGEAVIDLRSPTVVGR
- the flgG gene encoding flagellar basal-body rod protein FlgG, translated to MAIIALHSASTGLSALSTELDIIANNLANVNTHGFKASRANFQDLLYAEKAQPGVENANADQRPTGLYVGLGTKVSGTQLNFEQGPAQQTGRPLDLLIDGDGFFVVSVEADLGGVAYTRAGNFTINRDGEIVLANDQGRRLEPPITIPANVPPSAVTITSNGTVFVREPGATEDTELARIQIATFINPAGLRQIGENLYVPSAASGEASEGDPATDGRGTLVQGFLEGSNVDPVSELVALIKTQRAFEMNSQSIKAADEVLQNVANLRRF
- a CDS encoding flagellar hook-basal body protein: MNYGLYLSAAGAIGAMHRQNVLANNLANVRTAGFKPDEVFLRERLPARIEAPVPGAEAHLLERLGGGGVFAEPTGTRFKPGAIERTGNPLDVALTGSGFFMVRSSGAKGGEAIRYSRDGRFAINSKGELVQAASGMRILDDRQRPIRLDSAAGVRIAPDGVISQGGAAVARIGVAEVADQHQLRKQGDNLFHDEGGAGAVRIAAEARLEVGAIEASAVDPVLELKSLIDAGRAAEANFRMIQYHDTLNDQVINRVARVA